The Allocoprobacillus halotolerans nucleotide sequence AAATACTTACTGAAATCATATTCTTTAAAGCATCTGTTTCAATAGGATGGGGTATACACACACCATTTTTATAAATCGTACTGACATAAGATTCTCTTTGTAAAACCATTTGAGTATATCCCTTTTTGCCATATCCTTGATTTTCTAATTCTTCTGCCATCGTTTGAATTAAATGTTCATAATTATCATCATCAACAACCTTAAAGAATTCTTTGGAAAAGAAAGAATAATACAGAGGATTTTCATTCATTACAGCCCAAGCATCATAATCATCCATCTGTAAAACTTGTTTAATTCTTAACAAATCATTATCTTTCAATAATTCTTTAATATAAATAATAGGGACTTGTATTTCTAACGAAAGAGGCATAACCGTAAAAATCAAATCAGGTTGATAAGTTTCTAAATCTTTTTGTGCCAGAAATGAAAATGTCTGAACTTCAGCATTTGGAAACAATGATTCGATTTGCATTTTAATCATATAGGCACTGCCACCACCTGATGAACAAACCACACCAATACGATCAAATGATTGTAATTTATCTTGTTTTTCTTTTTCCATATGTCCAGCAAAATGCATAGCCACAAAACCAATTTCATCAAAACTTGATTGTACATTGTACTTTTCTTGAAGCATTTCACAAAATTGAATACCTATATTAAATATCATTGGATATGTAATACTTAACTCATTAGCGAGTTCATTTTTATATGAAATCTTATTACGTAAACGATCAACAAGCAATGTAACATGGGTAAATAACATCTTCTTAAAATCTTCATCTTGTAAAAATGAAGTTTCATATGTTTGATCTACCTTTTTCAAGAAAATTTCAATATCTTTTTCCAGCTCTTCACTAAAAGCTATATTTTCAACACGAACTCTAATATTTTTTGACAAAACATCAATCAATTCTTTAATACTTTCGTCATTGAAACTAATCTGATATTCTTCTTTTAATAAAGTAGCCAACGCTTGAACAACACGATGTAATGAGGAATCATCATATGAAAATAAGTCATCTTTTTCTTTTATCATATATGAGCGATAAACCATGACTTTTAAATACTCAACAACATTCATTAACTCGTTATAATTCATATTAAGTTTTTCATTTTCTAATAATGAAACAAAATAATCATTGATTGTTTGAAAATCTTTGACAACGTCATTAATAGCTGTTTGAACAATAACATTTTGATTTAAATATTCTTCTACCAGATATTTTTTCATATCTTTTTCATCACCATGAAGCCTTATGCCATAATGATGCTTTCTTTCTACAACAAAATGATAACCTTTGGCTAATTCTTCAACTTCTTTCATATCGTTTTTAATCACTGTTTTAGAAACTTGAAACATATCTGCAATATTATCCATTGAAATATAGCCATTTTGAATAGATAAATAAGATAAAATATGTGCTGGTCTTTCTCTTGTTGGTACAAAAATATCTTCTTTTAATGTATCTACAAATTCATTAAATAATTGTTCATTGGTTATTTCTAAAAGATATCCTTGGCCTCTTTGCATATGTAATGTAAAACCTTTACGTGGTGAAATACGAATAAGATAGGAAAGATCATTTTGAATCGTTCTTTTTGAAACATTATATTTATTCATCAGGTCTTCAACAGTGATATAATCATTCTTTTCTTCAAAATCTTTCATGATTAAATATAATCTCATCGTTTCCACCTCACTTTCTTTTCAACCATATTATACAAAGATAGCCCTTTCAAGAAAAGGAAACCTTCTTCATCTAAAAATGCAACAAATTATCTGTTTTTTTGACAATAAAGAAAAAGAAGTATTTTCCAACGCTTCTTAATATTCCTTATCGTTATGATACATGTTTTTATTTTTATATTATTCCTGCTTCTTTTAATATCTTACGTATATGCTCATGAAAAGTTAAAGATAGATTTTCTCTATAATATCTAAATCCTTTATAAGCAATTGATTGATAATCTATCTGATTATTACGCATGATTCTTTCAGCATTTTTAATTGCCTTTTTAACATCTTCAAGACTCAGCATACTTAACACTTTTAAAAAATTAGCTTCTTTTTTATATTTATCTAATGATTCAAAAGTTGTACCAAAACATTCATTAATCAAATCAAGATATTCTCTTCTATGATTAAAATGTCTATTCACATATTTCTTGTAAAGGATCATCCAAAGTTCAAAGCAAAAGTTAGAGTATCCTAAACGATACTGAATATGTTTCGTTTTTTCTGCCTTTTTCATATGATCTAAAGTATGTTTAAAACTTCCTTCGTTTTGAATTTCCTCAAAATCAAATGTGTGAACAATTTCATTGACTTTCCATGTATTTAATTTTTTTACCATTTTCATAGGAGATTCGACTCTTGCGATTATTTTCACTTGACTTTGTGCCTCTTCACTTTCTAAAATCATATTTTCTAGCCATTTAAGATACAACACTTCAGTAGGTGCTTCAACACTAAAATAATATTTATGAGTTTCCCATTTCCTCATCTTGTGCTTCCTCCTTTTAAGAACCATTTAAAATTTTTTCAAATATTGGATAAAAATCTATATCCTTTACAGCTCCATATCTTCCAAGAAAATAATGTTTCATATAATCTTCTACTTTTCTCACACCTTTAGCTCCTGATGTCTTGAAATCAGATAATGAATAATTGGTACTAAGATGTGTATCATCATCTCTTTCTACAAATTTAATTTCATCTCTTCTGAATAGACTAGAATTTAAGAAAATAGGATTATGCGTATTAAAAATAAGTTGAGCATGATTCCTGTTGATGTCATCATCATGAAAAAGATTGATAATATTCATTAATGCCATAGGATGAATATTCGCATCAAATTCATCAAGAACCAAAATCGCACCACTGACCAATGCTTTCATAATCAACGGAAACATATTTATAAATCTAACAGTTCCATAGGATTCAAATAACTCTGCCGGTATAGCCTTTTGCTTATCTCTAAAAATCGAACAAAGTTTTGCCTCGTTTCTATCCTTTTGAACAACATATCCCAAATCATTTGAATTTATACCAAAAATCTTAGCGACTTCATTAGTTGTTGTTTCAATATATACAGCGTTGTTTTTTGAATCTGATATTTTTTTATGGATTTCCATAGCATCTGCTCTGTAAACAACCATAAATTTTTCTTTAAACCAATCTGTAATTAGATTCGTTAATTCTGAACTGAACATGATCTTAAATCCATTTGTCAAAAAGTTCCTTAGAATTCAATATATTTCTAGCTAAATCGCTTGCACTTTCTTCATTCTGTGTAAAGTTTCTAACCATATATTTTTTTATTCCCTCCATATCAAAAAACTCAATATTTGTTCCTCTATGATAGATAGGTTTTTTGTTGATACTGAGTCCTTCAAAAGAATCTCTCTATCATCATTTTCCTGAAGAAATAATCCTAAATCCAACTTCAATTCATACTCAATCAAGATTCCATTTTCTGTAAATCTAATATAAAATTCTGTTGGTTGAGCCACTTCTAGCGTGTTATTGGGAATCAATTCTAAATTTGCAACGGACAGATTAAAAGAAGAAACATTTTCTGCATTCTCAATATTTCCTTTTATATGATGTATATATACTTTTCAACTATATTCAAAATGTCAAAATAACAAGAAATCATTATTTTATTATTGCCATTTTATGCCATCTGGTCACAATGACCTGTCAAACGTACTATAGAGTAGGTAGTCCTACAATTTCATAATCAACAGTACAAATTAAAAAACAGAATATTAAACATGTCAAACTCTCAACTGCAGGTATAAAAAAACAGGAAGGTATTTCTTCCCATATTAATTTAGAATCTAAAACCCCAGAACCCCGAGTTATTTTAGATTACCAATTCACTTTTCCTGCCATTCTATCGCTGCATCCTTACCGTGATGTGCAAGCCCTATATAAACAACTTTTCCTTTTATTTCTATATCATATTGTCTATCTCTAATCTGTTCTACTGCCTGTTTGGCAACTGTCTGTAATCTTTCCTGACTGGTTTCATTGTCTCTAATATACTTAAATTCAAATACAAAGGATGTCTTGTTTTCATCTTTTGACTGTAAAACGATATCACATCTGCCTTTGCCTACTTCTCGATTACTGATGATTTTATAATCATTCTTCAGCCATGCACACATCCCTAGAAATAAAACATGATAGCTGTTTTCATCTTTTAAATCATGATATGATGGCAATGTCATAAGCAGTTTCTGATATCTGATTTCAAATGACTTCTGTTCTTCATCAATCAATGCATCAAACAAATCGCTCAGTTCTGTATCCGACACTTTGAGATAGTAAGATGTCAAATCCTGAAATTCCTTTTGAACTTCTTGGTTTGGTATACGTATAATATATTTATTTTGATCAAAAGAAATCGTTTTATCAATTGTAAGATATCCTGCATTGATTAGCAGCCCCCATAGACTGGCTGTCGTATTGGCTTCAAAAAAGCTGGTTTCCATACGGACCTGTGTTTTAAGTTCTCCATTTTCAACAAGTCTTTCATATCCTTCATTAAAGACTTCATCGGCACTTTTCATGGCTTGTTTAATCATTGAATTGCTGCTGGTATTGACCCAGTATGATTTGAGTTTTCCAGAAGCTGCATAACCTAATATTGACCATGGATTATAGATCTGAAGATTACCAAAATGATAGCCATTATACATTGCTTTGACTTTATCATTCAATTCCAAATCATAATATTCTAATAGTTCTTTAACTTCCAATTCTGTAAATCCAAAATACTGAGAATAATCTTCATCAGCAACGGTATTTACCACTAGATTATTCAAATCACTGAATAGATTTTCTTTAGCCACTCTTTGGATCCCTGTCAACATGGCATATTGTAAGCTGTCTGATGATTTTAACGCTTGATGAAGCATAGAGGACAGATTTTCTCTAATCTCATTATAAAATCCATTGACATGAGCTTCAATAAACGGAGTATCATATTCATCAATAAATACCATAACCTTTTTATGATAATATCTTTCCATTCGTTCCATCAAAAAAGACAAAGCATTCTCTATACCATTAGCACTACCATTATTGTATTGAGCTAAGCTTTCCATTATTCCCTTATATATTATCATATCAAATTCATCTAAATCTTGAAAAAGATGCTTATTTAATTGATAAAGTTTAATTAAATTCTGTTTAATAGAACTTATAATACTAATTTTATTCCCTTTTGCGTTTGCAAAGGAAAGAAAAATAGTTGGATATTGATTCATTTCAGAAGCATATTCTGTTTTTATGATTTTAGTATCCTTAAAAGTTCTTTTGAATCTTTTGTAATATCAAAGAAATCTGCCATCATAGACATATTGATGGTCTTTCCAAATCGTCTTGGTCGTGTGATTAAAGTGACTTCATTTCCTTTATCCAAGTAGTCTTTAATCATCAGAGATTTATCGACTACATAATAATTTCCAGTTTTTAATTTTTCATAGCTTTTTTGACCTAATGGAACTCTTTTTTCATATAGCCACCTCACTTTTCTAAACCCATTATAACATATTCGCTAATCTCTTTCAGTAAGTATTTGTCTTTTATATTTTCGTAATATCATTCATTTTCATATCTTTAACATGGATAATCTTGAATTCAAAAAACAACATTTGATAAAAAAAGAGCCAATATTTCGTTGACTCAATCTATATAACTAATCTAAATCTTCGCCGTTTGATTCAATGACTTTTTTATACCAGTCAAAAGATTTTTTCTTCATACGTTTTAATGTTCCATGTCCTTCATCATCTTTGTCCACATAAATAAAACCATAACGTTTACTCATTTCACCAGTACTTGCAGCAACAAGATCAATGCATCCCCATGTTGTATAACCCATTAAATCTACACCATCATCAATCGCATCACTCATTGCTTTAATATGTTCTCTTAAATAGTCAATACGATAATCATCTTGAATTGTGCCATCTTCTTCAATCACATCTTTAGCACCCAATCCATTTTCTACAATAAACAATGGTTTTTGATAACGATCATACAAAGCATTTAAAGTAATACGTAAACCAAGAGGATCGATCTGCCAACCCCAATCACTTGTTTTTAAATAAGGATTTTTAACTGATTTCACAACATTTCCATCAGTAGGCATAAGGGTTGGATCACTACTTGCACATCTTGATTGATAATAACTAAATGATACAAAATCTACGGGATATTGTTTTAAAATATCTAAATCTCCTTCTTGAATATCCAAAACAATACCTTTTTCCTTAAAGATACGTTGACTATAGCTTGGATAATAACCCCTTGTTTGAACATCTATAAACATTAAGTTTTCACGATCTTTATTCATTGCTAGCCAAACATCTTCAGGATTACAGCTATATGGATAGAACTGCCCACCTGCCAACATGCATCCAACCATATTTTGAGGATTGACTTCGTGAGCAATCTTAGTTGCCAGAGCAGAAGCCACAAGTTCATGATGAGCAGCCTGGTATTTGACTTGTTCTCTATTTTCTCCTGGTTTAAAACTAATACCAGCTCCTGAAAAAGGTGAATGTAATAAAATATTGATTTCATTGAAAGTTAACCAATATTTCACAAGTCCATCAAAAGCTTCAAAACAAGTACGTGCATAACGTGTAAAACATTCAATCATTTCACGACTTCTAAAAGAACCATATTTATTTACAAGTGCCATTGGTACATCAAAATGACATAATGTTACTAATGGTTCAATTCCATAGCGACGACATTCTTCAAACATACTTTTATAAAAAGCAATCCCTGCCTCATTGACCTGTCCTTCGCCATCAGGATAAATTCTTGCCCATGAGATAGATGTTCTAAAACATTTAAATCCCATCTGAGCAAATAAAGCAATATCTTCTTTATAATGATGATAAAAGTCAATGGCTTCATGACTAGGATAATTTTCTCCTTCCATCATTTCCACTGGATACATATCCCCAAGTTTGACATACATTCTTTTTTCACCATGAGGAATCATATCCACAGTTGTTAGACCTTTACCATCTTCAAGGTAAGCACCTTCTGCCTGATTGGCAGCAATTGCACCACCCCATAAAAAATTCTTAGGAAAACTCATTTTCTTACCTCCTATCGATTAATCTTTGATGTTCCACAAGACATAAAATCTTCAATTTCAGTGACTGTAAAACGATTCGCATCGCCATGAATCGTATGTTTTAAAACCGAAGCACAACATCCAAATTCCAAACTATATGTTATATCATGATTTTGTAGTAAACCATATAAAACACCTGAAATAAAGGCATCGCCACCACCTACACGATCAACAATATCATCAATATGATAAGTTTTGGAAACATGTAAAGTATCGTCATATAAATATCCAGTCAACTCATTGACACTGGTTGAAAGAATATCTCGTTTTGTTGAAACTATATATTGAAGCTGTGGATATAAAGCTTTGATTTGTTGATAAACATCTTTCAAACGTTCTTCAAATGTTTCTTTTGAACTCTCTATTTCCAGTAAGTTTTTGGCATCCAAATATCCAGCTGATAAAATATCAACATATGGCAATATTCGTTTTAATGCCTGACCAGCTTCTTGCTGACTCCAAAGTTTTGCACGATAATTACTGTCATAAACAACAAGAATATTATTTCCTCGGCAATATTTGACCATTTCTACCACTGCATCCTGAATGGACTGATTTAAAGCCACTGTTATTCCAGAAACGACAAAAACATCTATATTTTGAAATAATTCTTCTATATCCACATCCTTTAATGTAAAAGATGTCATGGCACTATAACAGCGATCATAAATGACCTGACTGGCACGATTGCCACTGCCATTTTCTAAAAAGTAACTTCCCATACGCATATCATTTCTTAAGATATGTGATGTATCGACACCAAAGCCATGTAAAAAAGATATAACAGCATCCCCTAAAGCATGTTGAGGAAGTTTTGTCAGCAATGATGTATGAAAACCATATTGGGCAAGATTAACCGCAATATTGGTTTCACTGCCACCGACATGAACTTGAAAATCAAGTTCAGAGATACGATGGCCCTTATGTGTTGAATATCTTAATAGCGTTTCCCCCATACATAAAACATTCATATTATCTTGCCTCTTTCACTGCCTGTACATATTGAGCGGCAACACGCGTAATTTCATCCCATTGCCCTTTAGCTCCAAGTTTATTTAATTCGCCACCAACACCAACAGCGTCAACACCGGCATCAAACCATTGTTTCACGTTGTCCACTTTGACACCACCAGTGACCATGATAGATGCCTGTGGTAATGGTGATTGAATCGCACCGACATAACTTGGTCCAAAAGCACTACCAGGAAATAATTTAATCAATTCACTTCCCACTTCCATCGCTGTCACAATTTCTTTGATTGTCATACATCCCGGAACATAAGGAACACCATAACGATTACATAATATCGCTGTATCGTTATCAAATGATGGTGATACAATGTATTTCGCACCTGCTAAAATTGCATTTCTAGCTGTTGGCGCATCCAAAACAGTTCCTGCACCAATTAAAACTTCGGGATTATCCTGATACATGGCATTCAATTCTTTAATAATCTGTGATGCATTGGCATTGGTATAAGCCATTTCAATAGCTGTCAATCCTCCTTGAATACATGCCTTAGAAATGGCAATCCCTTCTTCTAAACTTTCTCCTCTAATTACAGCGACAACACCCTGTTGTCTTAAACAAGTTAATACTTCTGATTTTCTCATCAACCATACACCTCCCATAAATTTGCAAATAAAACAATCATATAAATGATACACACAGCTGTTTGTATACCTTTTTCTTGAGCATTAAATGGTGAATCTTTTTTCCAGATACGATACAATGCATAAGGTGGAAAAACAATATCAAAGATATAGGTTATAATTTTATATTTGGTAAAAACATGAATATCATTTGGATCAGGTGCATTTAGTTTTTCACGTAGACGAATGATATTCTTTTGTCTTTCTGTTAATCCATCCATTTTATCTTTCTTAACTTTTTTTGTTGCCATTATTTCATATATCCACCTTTCATTGGAGAAACTGCATGCTCAGAAAAGATTTTTAAAACACCATCTTGATATCGACTTTGGAAAGGTTTTAAATGTTTTCTTCTTTCTTCCAATACTTTTTGAATATCCTCTTCG carries:
- a CDS encoding BglG family transcription antiterminator; protein product: MRLYLIMKDFEEKNDYITVEDLMNKYNVSKRTIQNDLSYLIRISPRKGFTLHMQRGQGYLLEITNEQLFNEFVDTLKEDIFVPTRERPAHILSYLSIQNGYISMDNIADMFQVSKTVIKNDMKEVEELAKGYHFVVERKHHYGIRLHGDEKDMKKYLVEEYLNQNVIVQTAINDVVKDFQTINDYFVSLLENEKLNMNYNELMNVVEYLKVMVYRSYMIKEKDDLFSYDDSSLHRVVQALATLLKEEYQISFNDESIKELIDVLSKNIRVRVENIAFSEELEKDIEIFLKKVDQTYETSFLQDEDFKKMLFTHVTLLVDRLRNKISYKNELANELSITYPMIFNIGIQFCEMLQEKYNVQSSFDEIGFVAMHFAGHMEKEKQDKLQSFDRIGVVCSSGGGSAYMIKMQIESLFPNAEVQTFSFLAQKDLETYQPDLIFTVMPLSLEIQVPIIYIKELLKDNDLLRIKQVLQMDDYDAWAVMNENPLYYSFFSKEFFKVVDDDNYEHLIQTMAEELENQGYGKKGYTQMVLQRESYVSTIYKNGVCIPHPIETDALKNMISVSILKKPFIWNEKEVKIVFMICLKKEHIEMYKTITRKLYHLMHENRYLNRMIKEKSFEDMMLVMKKLGGDYHE
- a CDS encoding RloB domain-containing protein, with protein sequence MRKWETHKYYFSVEAPTEVLYLKWLENMILESEEAQSQVKIIARVESPMKMVKKLNTWKVNEIVHTFDFEEIQNEGSFKHTLDHMKKAEKTKHIQYRLGYSNFCFELWMILYKKYVNRHFNHRREYLDLINECFGTTFESLDKYKKEANFLKVLSMLSLEDVKKAIKNAERIMRNNQIDYQSIAYKGFRYYRENLSLTFHEHIRKILKEAGII
- a CDS encoding AAA family ATPase, whose amino-acid sequence is MFSSELTNLITDWFKEKFMVVYRADAMEIHKKISDSKNNAVYIETTTNEVAKIFGINSNDLGYVVQKDRNEAKLCSIFRDKQKAIPAELFESYGTVRFINMFPLIMKALVSGAILVLDEFDANIHPMALMNIINLFHDDDINRNHAQLIFNTHNPIFLNSSLFRRDEIKFVERDDDTHLSTNYSLSDFKTSGAKGVRKVEDYMKHYFLGRYGAVKDIDFYPIFEKILNGS
- a CDS encoding PD-(D/E)XK nuclease domain-containing protein, which translates into the protein MYNGYHFGNLQIYNPWSILGYAASGKLKSYWVNTSSNSMIKQAMKSADEVFNEGYERLVENGELKTQVRMETSFFEANTTASLWGLLINAGYLTIDKTISFDQNKYIIRIPNQEVQKEFQDLTSYYLKVSDTELSDLFDALIDEEQKSFEIRYQKLLMTLPSYHDLKDENSYHVLFLGMCAWLKNDYKIISNREVGKGRCDIVLQSKDENKTSFVFEFKYIRDNETSQERLQTVAKQAVEQIRDRQYDIEIKGKVVYIGLAHHGKDAAIEWQEK
- the ascB gene encoding 6-phospho-beta-glucosidase; the protein is MSFPKNFLWGGAIAANQAEGAYLEDGKGLTTVDMIPHGEKRMYVKLGDMYPVEMMEGENYPSHEAIDFYHHYKEDIALFAQMGFKCFRTSISWARIYPDGEGQVNEAGIAFYKSMFEECRRYGIEPLVTLCHFDVPMALVNKYGSFRSREMIECFTRYARTCFEAFDGLVKYWLTFNEINILLHSPFSGAGISFKPGENREQVKYQAAHHELVASALATKIAHEVNPQNMVGCMLAGGQFYPYSCNPEDVWLAMNKDRENLMFIDVQTRGYYPSYSQRIFKEKGIVLDIQEGDLDILKQYPVDFVSFSYYQSRCASSDPTLMPTDGNVVKSVKNPYLKTSDWGWQIDPLGLRITLNALYDRYQKPLFIVENGLGAKDVIEEDGTIQDDYRIDYLREHIKAMSDAIDDGVDLMGYTTWGCIDLVAASTGEMSKRYGFIYVDKDDEGHGTLKRMKKKSFDWYKKVIESNGEDLD
- a CDS encoding sugar kinase, translated to MNVLCMGETLLRYSTHKGHRISELDFQVHVGGSETNIAVNLAQYGFHTSLLTKLPQHALGDAVISFLHGFGVDTSHILRNDMRMGSYFLENGSGNRASQVIYDRCYSAMTSFTLKDVDIEELFQNIDVFVVSGITVALNQSIQDAVVEMVKYCRGNNILVVYDSNYRAKLWSQQEAGQALKRILPYVDILSAGYLDAKNLLEIESSKETFEERLKDVYQQIKALYPQLQYIVSTKRDILSTSVNELTGYLYDDTLHVSKTYHIDDIVDRVGGGDAFISGVLYGLLQNHDITYSLEFGCCASVLKHTIHGDANRFTVTEIEDFMSCGTSKINR
- a CDS encoding bifunctional 4-hydroxy-2-oxoglutarate aldolase/2-dehydro-3-deoxy-phosphogluconate aldolase, with the protein product MRKSEVLTCLRQQGVVAVIRGESLEEGIAISKACIQGGLTAIEMAYTNANASQIIKELNAMYQDNPEVLIGAGTVLDAPTARNAILAGAKYIVSPSFDNDTAILCNRYGVPYVPGCMTIKEIVTAMEVGSELIKLFPGSAFGPSYVGAIQSPLPQASIMVTGGVKVDNVKQWFDAGVDAVGVGGELNKLGAKGQWDEITRVAAQYVQAVKEAR